In Anaerolineae bacterium, one genomic interval encodes:
- a CDS encoding ABC transporter permease, with protein MEERNLWLDAWDRLRRNKLAVLGLVIALLLVFIAIFGPALAPYGYNQTHLDRIEEPPSARHWLGTDQLGRDLLTRILHGARTAVLVATLTSLISTSLGVLLGAMAAYLGGWVDTVISRIIDILMSFPHLLLAIFVNATVKTPVQAALEDLGKSTGLPFLSNTVIIDYIIVFGALSLVGWPGMARLIRGQILSLRSRDFVMAARALGISTRGVLARHLIPNALGPIVVSVTVGFGGAMLSESSLSYLGIGIQPPGASWGRMISESLGRWRYAPHLVLAPGLTLAVVIFAFNFLGDGLNDALNPRLR; from the coding sequence CTGGAAGAGCGCAACCTCTGGCTCGATGCCTGGGATCGCTTGCGCCGTAACAAGCTGGCCGTCCTGGGCCTGGTCATTGCCCTGTTGCTGGTGTTCATCGCCATCTTTGGTCCGGCACTGGCACCTTACGGGTATAACCAGACCCACCTGGATCGCATAGAGGAACCCCCCAGCGCCCGGCACTGGCTGGGGACCGACCAACTGGGGCGGGACTTGCTCACCCGCATCCTGCACGGAGCCCGGACAGCGGTCTTGGTGGCCACCCTCACCAGCCTCATCAGCACCTCGCTGGGGGTGCTGCTAGGGGCTATGGCCGCCTACCTGGGAGGGTGGGTAGATACGGTCATCTCCCGCATCATAGACATCCTCATGTCGTTCCCTCACCTCCTGCTGGCTATCTTCGTGAACGCCACCGTCAAGACGCCGGTGCAGGCTGCGCTGGAGGACCTGGGGAAGTCAACCGGACTCCCGTTCCTCAGTAACACCGTGATCATAGATTACATCATCGTCTTCGGGGCCCTGTCTCTGGTCGGTTGGCCAGGGATGGCGCGGCTCATCCGAGGCCAGATCCTGTCGCTGCGGAGCCGCGACTTCGTCATGGCGGCGAGGGCATTAGGCATCAGCACTCGGGGGGTTCTGGCCAGGCACCTCATCCCCAATGCCCTGGGGCCCATCGTGGTAAGCGTTACCGTAGGCTTCGGCGGCGCCATGCTCTCCGAGTCGTCTCTGAGCTACCTGGGCATCGGCATTCAGCCGCCCGGGGCCAGCTGGGGCCGCATGATATCCGAGAGCCTGGGCCGGTGGCGATACGCTCCCCACCTCGTCCTGGCGCCTGGTCTGACACTGGCGGTGGTGATATTCGCCTTCAACTTCCTCGGCGATGGGCTCAACGACGCCCTGAACCCGCGCTTGCGCTAG
- a CDS encoding ABC transporter ATP-binding protein, whose amino-acid sequence MQDHLLDVQDLQTHLYTREGLIKAVDGVSFYLRPGETMGLVGESGSGKTMTALSMMRLVPSPPGKIVGGKVMLDGEDLLALSHREMLRRRSTKLSMIFQDPMTSLDPTMKVGRQVAEPMELHLGLTREDATQRAVELLGRVGVPAPDRRIQDYPHQFSGGMRQRVMIAIALACQPSLLIADEPTTALDVTVQAQFLDLVQELQKEMGMAILWITHDLGVVAELCDRVTVMYAGRVVEFGPLEVVLSDPAHRYTAALLRSIPTMERRSGRRLEAIRGLPPDLSRVPSGCPFRPRCQYAGAVCEEVQPSLEQMAPEHYAACHFPRRNDQQ is encoded by the coding sequence ATGCAAGATCACTTGCTAGACGTACAGGACTTGCAGACTCATCTCTACACTCGGGAAGGGCTCATAAAGGCAGTTGACGGTGTGAGCTTCTACCTGCGGCCGGGAGAGACCATGGGCCTGGTGGGCGAGAGCGGCAGCGGCAAGACCATGACCGCCCTCTCCATGATGCGTCTGGTCCCGAGCCCGCCGGGAAAGATCGTGGGGGGCAAGGTGATGCTGGACGGCGAGGACCTGCTCGCCCTCAGCCACCGCGAGATGCTTCGGCGGCGCAGCACCAAGCTGAGCATGATCTTCCAGGACCCCATGACTTCGCTGGACCCCACCATGAAGGTGGGGCGGCAGGTGGCCGAGCCGATGGAGCTTCACCTGGGGCTCACTCGAGAGGATGCTACCCAGAGAGCGGTGGAGCTGCTGGGCCGCGTGGGCGTACCTGCGCCGGATAGGCGCATCCAGGACTACCCCCATCAGTTCAGTGGAGGTATGCGGCAGAGAGTGATGATCGCCATTGCCCTTGCCTGCCAACCGAGCCTGCTCATCGCCGATGAGCCGACCACAGCTCTGGACGTGACGGTTCAGGCCCAATTCCTGGACCTGGTGCAGGAGCTGCAGAAGGAGATGGGCATGGCCATCCTCTGGATCACCCACGATCTCGGGGTGGTGGCGGAGCTGTGCGACCGGGTCACGGTCATGTACGCCGGTCGGGTGGTGGAGTTCGGCCCTCTGGAGGTGGTGCTTAGCGACCCCGCACACCGTTACACCGCCGCTCTGCTGCGATCCATTCCTACCATGGAGAGGCGGTCCGGTCGCCGGCTAGAGGCCATTCGTGGCCTTCCACCAGACCTCTCTCGGGTCCCTTCCGGATGTCCTTTCCGGCCTCGTTGCCAGTACGCCGGGGCAGTCTGCGAGGAAGTGCAGCCCTCACTGGAGCAGATGGCCCCAGAGCACTACGCCGCCTGCCACTTCCCGCGCAGGAACGACCAGCAGTGA
- a CDS encoding ATP-binding cassette domain-containing protein has product MGESAGNGAEYVLETRALKMHFHVGSGGLLGFGKHQTVQAVDGVSLQIRKGETLGLVGESGCGKSTLGRAILLLYRPTAGEVIFQGRSLLRLDREELRSLRRHMQIIFQDPLSSLNPRMTIGTAVGEPIREHGIATGPQVRERVEELLRLVGLNPSFINRYPHEFSGGQQQRIGVARALSLDPDFIVCDEPVSALDISIQAQIINLLEDLQERLNLTYLFISHDLRVVRHISDRVAVMYLGQIVELADTDELYENPLHPYTRALLSAVPVVSVGAKQRRARIILEGEVPSPINPPSGCRFRTRCPIASADCGASEPELVMVSPSHFVACHPAAAGQLR; this is encoded by the coding sequence ATGGGTGAGTCAGCCGGCAACGGCGCAGAGTACGTACTGGAGACACGCGCCCTGAAGATGCACTTCCATGTGGGGAGCGGCGGTCTCCTGGGATTTGGCAAGCACCAGACGGTTCAGGCCGTAGACGGGGTCAGCCTCCAGATACGCAAGGGGGAGACACTCGGTCTGGTAGGGGAGAGCGGTTGCGGCAAGTCGACCCTGGGTCGAGCAATCCTGCTGCTCTATCGCCCCACCGCGGGGGAGGTGATCTTCCAGGGCAGGAGCTTGCTTCGCCTGGATAGGGAGGAGCTCAGGTCCCTGCGACGCCACATGCAGATTATATTCCAGGATCCCCTGTCTTCCCTCAACCCCCGCATGACGATCGGCACAGCGGTGGGAGAGCCCATCCGGGAGCACGGTATCGCTACCGGCCCGCAGGTGCGGGAGCGGGTGGAGGAGCTGCTGCGCCTGGTGGGGTTGAACCCCTCGTTCATCAACCGCTATCCGCACGAGTTCAGCGGAGGCCAGCAGCAGCGCATTGGGGTGGCTCGGGCGCTGTCCCTGGACCCGGACTTCATCGTTTGCGACGAGCCGGTCTCGGCCCTGGACATCTCCATACAGGCCCAGATCATCAACCTGCTCGAGGACCTGCAGGAGCGGCTGAACCTCACTTATCTATTCATCTCCCACGACCTGCGAGTAGTGCGCCACATCAGCGATCGGGTGGCAGTGATGTACCTGGGCCAGATCGTGGAGCTGGCCGATACCGATGAGCTGTACGAGAACCCCCTGCACCCGTACACCCGCGCCTTGCTCTCGGCAGTACCGGTGGTGTCGGTGGGAGCGAAGCAACGGCGGGCGCGAATCATCCTTGAGGGGGAAGTCCCCAGCCCCATCAACCCGCCCTCAGGGTGTCGTTTCCGCACCCGCTGTCCCATTGCCAGCGCCGACTGCGGCGCGTCGGAGCCGGAGCTAGTCATGGTCTCCCCCAGTCACTTCGTAGCCTGTCACCCGGCCGCCGCTGGTCAGTTGCGCTGA
- a CDS encoding sugar ABC transporter substrate-binding protein, which produces MRLSRRHFVRLGAGILGYTALAACSGATTPAAPQEAEPTSAAATQPPAAPPAATEIQLVHWVHPLGDDEIKFQGLMDRFHATYPEIQISIEIVPWQGRIERKMSAAAAGTSPDISYLNVDEFTTYVVEGALASLDEYITPEDLDDLLPGPRNATDWEGHLYEMPVLYAFRVAYYNREIWETVGLDPDWSPITWQELEETFGTLKEAKESGQIEAWPFALEGLSTGAQILRNFNPWFYQSGGKLLREDGRSGFDTDAGIEAMTWASHLFDNYVNPADIGSNGADVRDRFGRADIAYDHNNELHVIKLMQQDYPDLDFWVGHTQQNQRRWTHGGVGCYGIWMASKNKDAAWKWIDFLTRDGNLEYQEKFGFVPPRQSLFAEYQQGAEPIYQAALEEAQYGNVEKHPRLWDIWAVIDPAIQAVYGHVMTPEEAIQDAVEKINRDVLGLA; this is translated from the coding sequence ATGAGACTGTCGCGCAGGCACTTCGTCCGGCTCGGAGCGGGCATCCTGGGTTACACCGCCTTGGCGGCATGCTCCGGCGCCACCACACCGGCAGCTCCACAGGAGGCAGAGCCTACTTCAGCTGCTGCCACCCAGCCACCGGCGGCACCTCCAGCCGCCACCGAGATCCAGTTGGTGCATTGGGTGCACCCCCTGGGCGACGATGAGATCAAGTTCCAGGGGCTGATGGATCGCTTCCATGCAACCTACCCCGAGATCCAGATCAGCATCGAGATCGTCCCTTGGCAGGGCCGAATCGAGCGCAAGATGTCCGCCGCCGCGGCCGGCACGTCGCCTGACATCTCCTACCTCAACGTGGACGAGTTCACCACCTACGTGGTTGAGGGGGCGCTGGCCTCCCTGGACGAGTACATCACCCCCGAGGACCTGGATGATCTCCTCCCTGGGCCCCGCAATGCCACAGACTGGGAAGGCCACTTGTACGAGATGCCGGTGCTCTACGCCTTCCGGGTGGCCTACTACAACCGCGAGATCTGGGAGACCGTGGGTCTGGACCCGGATTGGTCGCCCATTACGTGGCAAGAACTGGAGGAGACCTTCGGCACTCTGAAAGAGGCCAAAGAGAGCGGCCAGATCGAGGCCTGGCCCTTCGCCCTTGAGGGCCTATCCACCGGCGCCCAGATACTACGCAACTTCAACCCCTGGTTCTATCAATCAGGGGGCAAACTGCTGCGGGAGGACGGCCGTTCCGGCTTCGACACCGACGCCGGGATCGAGGCCATGACCTGGGCCTCGCACCTGTTCGACAACTACGTCAACCCGGCCGACATCGGTTCCAATGGCGCCGACGTTCGCGACCGGTTCGGCCGAGCCGACATCGCCTACGATCACAACAACGAGCTGCACGTGATCAAGCTGATGCAGCAGGACTACCCTGACCTGGACTTCTGGGTGGGGCACACGCAGCAGAACCAGCGCCGCTGGACTCACGGCGGCGTGGGCTGCTATGGCATCTGGATGGCCAGCAAGAACAAGGATGCGGCCTGGAAGTGGATTGACTTTCTGACCCGGGACGGGAACCTGGAGTACCAGGAGAAGTTCGGCTTCGTGCCCCCGCGCCAGTCCCTCTTCGCCGAGTACCAGCAAGGCGCCGAGCCTATCTATCAGGCGGCGCTGGAGGAGGCTCAGTACGGCAATGTGGAGAAGCACCCGCGTCTCTGGGACATCTGGGCAGTCATAGATCCAGCCATTCAGGCAGTCTACGGCCACGTGATGACCCCGGAGGAGGCGATCCAAGACGCCGTGGAAAAGATCAACCGCGACGTTCTTGGCCTCGCCTAG